The Papaver somniferum cultivar HN1 chromosome 3, ASM357369v1, whole genome shotgun sequence genome includes a region encoding these proteins:
- the LOC113355488 gene encoding protein NRT1/ PTR FAMILY 6.3-like codes for MVSTDETKSTTTLSDSRDYKGRPSDRSRSGGWLSAAMILVVELNERLTTLGIAVNLVTYLTGVMHLGNATSANAVTNFLGTSFMLCLLGGFIADTFLGRYLTIAIFTTIQAMGVTLLTISTVIPSLHPPKCAVIGSSECVPATSTQLTVLYMALYLTALGTGGLKSSVSGFGSDQFDDSDNKEKSQMVSFFSWFFFFISLGSLLAVSVLVYIQDNVGRQWGYGICAATIVLGLVIFLSGTRKYRFKNLVGSPLTQIATVFVAAWKKRHSELPSDPSFLFNLDEKVQNDGKKTQKQKLPHSKQFRFLDKAAIKDTDVEQNMQHIDSKWSLSTLTDVEEVKMVVRMLPIWATTILFWTVHAQMATFSVSQAATMDRSVGKSFQIPAASLTVFFVGSTLLTVPIYTRLIAPICRKVLKNKHGLSPLQRIGVGLVLSVIGMAAAALTEIKRQHSARTNGLTNDPNATIPLTVFWLIPQFLIVGAGEAFIYTGQLDFFLRECPKGMKTMSTGLFLSTLAIGFFFSSLLVSIVHMITGDAHPWISDNLNQGKLYDFYWLLSGLSMLNFGAFLIAANWYVYKETRFAAEGIELEEIDDHAPCGH; via the exons ATGGTTTCCACTGATGAAACAAAGAGTACTACAACTCTTTCAGATTCTCGGGATTACAAAGGTCGACCTTCAGATAGGTCGAGATCTGGAGGATGGCTTAGTGCTGCTATGATCTTAG TTGTGGAATTGAACGAGAGATTAACAACGCTAGGGATCGCAGTGAATTTGGTTACGTATTTAACTGGTGTGATGCATCTGGGAAATGCAACTTCAGCTAATGCAGTTACTAACTTTTTAGGGACGTCGTTCATGCTGTGCTTGCTAGGTGGATTCATTGCTGATACATTTCTAGGACG ATATCTAACCATAGCCATCTTTACCACAATTCAAGCCATG GGTGTGACGTTATTGACAATATCTACCGTAATTCCAAGCCTTCACCCACCAAAGTGTGCAGTGATAGGCTCGTCGGAATGTGTTCCAGCAACTAGTACTCAGCTCACGGTTCTTTACATGGCACTTTACTTAACGGCTCTTGGAACCGGTGGTCTGAAGTCAAGTGTATCTGGTTTTGGTTCTGATCAATTCGACGATTCCGATAATAAAGAAAAATCTCAAATGGTGAGTTTTTTCAGctggtttttcttcttcataagtCTTGGATCATTACTGGCGGTCTCAGTACTTGTTTACATACAAGATAACGTCGGAAGACAGTGGGGTTACGGTATTTGTGCGGCGACTATTGTGTTAGGCCTCGTTATTTTCTTATCTGGAACGAGGAAATACCGTTTCAAAAACCTCGTAGGTAGTCCGTTAACACAAATTGCAACGGTATTTGTTGCTGCATGGAAGAAACGTCATTCCGAGTTACCGTCGGATCCGTCATTTCTTTTCAACCTCGACGAAAAAGTACAAAACGACGGGAAGAAAACCCAAAAGCAAAAACTACCTCATAGCAAACAATTCCG TTTTCTCGATAAGGCGGCAATCAAGGATACAGATGTAGAGCAAAATATGCAACATATAGATAGCAAGTGGTCTTTATCAACTCTAACGgacgtggaagaagtaaaaatGGTGGTGCGGATGCTACCAATATGGGCAACCACCATACTGTTTTGGACTGTTCATGCTCAAATGGCGACATTCTCTGTCTCCCAAGCAGCTACCATGGACCGTAGTGTTGGAAAGTCTTTCCAGATTCCCGCTGCTTCACTAACGGTTTTCTTCGTAGGTAGCACTCTGCTGACCGTCCCAATTTATACCCGCTTAATTGCTCCGATCTGCCGGAAAGTACTCAAAAACAAGCATGGTCTCTCCCCATTACAGCGTATCGGTGTAGGCCTAGTGCTCTCCGTAATTGGTATGGCAGCGGCTGCTCTAACGGAAATAAAGCGTCAACACTCAGCACGAACAAATGGGTTGACTAATGATCCAAATGCCACTATACCGTTAACTGTATTTTGGTTAATCCCACAGTTCTTAATAGTTGGTGCTGGTGAGGCTTTTATCTATACAGGGCAACTTGATTTCTTCCTAAGAGAGTGTCCAAAAGGGATGAAAACTATGAGTACCGGTTTATTTTTGAGCACACTTGCAATAGGTTTCTTTTTTAGTTCTCTCTTGGTTTCGATAGTACACATGATTACTGGGGACGCGCATCCATGGATATCCGACAATCTAAACCAGGGGAAGCTGTATGACTTTTATTGGTTATTATCTGGGCTAAGCATGCTTAACTTTGGGGCATTTTTGATTGCTGCAAACTGGTACGTTTACAAAGAGACTAGATTTGCAGCAGAAGGAATCGAGCTCGAAGAAATTGATGATCATGCACCATGCGGTCATTAA